Proteins encoded by one window of Leishmania major strain Friedlin complete genome, chromosome 9:
- a CDS encoding histone H2B: MASSHSASRKASNPHKSHRKPKRSWNVYVGRSLKAINAQMSMSHRTMKIVNSYVNDVMERICTEAASIVRANKKRTLGAREVQTAVRIVLPAELAKHAMAEGTKAVSSASR, translated from the coding sequence ATGGCCTCTTCTCACTCTGCTTCCCGCAAGGCTTCCAACCCGCACAAGTCGCACCGCAAGCCGAAGCGCTCGTGGAACGTGTACGTGGGCCGCTCGCTGAAGGCGATCAACGCCCAGATGTCGATGTCGCACCGCACGATGAAGATCGTGAACTCGTACGTGAACGACGTGATGGAGCGCATCTGCACCGAGGCCGCGTCGATTGTTCGCGCGAACAAGAAGCGCACGTTGGGTGCGCGCGAGGTgcagacggcggtgcgcattgtgctgccggcggagcTCGCGAAGCACGCCATGGCTGAGGGCACGAAGGCCGTGTCGAGCGCGTCGCGTTAA